A genomic stretch from Aedes albopictus strain Foshan chromosome 2, AalbF5, whole genome shotgun sequence includes:
- the LOC134286904 gene encoding uncharacterized protein LOC134286904 yields the protein MAPGLRELHRMERFYTNTLANAKQFMTEYDSEQHSGQLEGWKQRIDGLFQKFEANRLAIELLEEDHDDEEMGEDEKGVDDDAKSVADEKHRVIHQRFELDYVLVSSFIANEIRKLALATPSNTPPQVAGQSRVKLPEVKLPTFDGTISEWITFRDSFKSLIDSNQQLTPFDKFSYLVASLTKDAKKVVESIELSAANYPVAWQLLEKRFENKKLILKTYLDALFSIDPMKREGYESLMRLVDDFERNLSMIDKMGVPTGGWSVLLAHMLCSRLDPSTLKQWESHYRSTDDPEYKDIIAFLQGHLSVLQSLPPSKSHSSESNKPEQQRPSKSKVNTVHAVTSPATNSCPFCSKSSHSPFKCEFFQVVRLAVAESATRSTILCSKCKSTTPPVSRSSLVPPENPPASPNPSSSQSQPTSSSLLENQNPSSSGTSLVSTTVVDAPRSAPATVLLQTAIVKVFSTNGHIQWARALLDPASQLNLITESLVQKLKLHRYQCHQEIGGVGNSAIVSSHAALVQIGSHCTDFSVEQRCHILKKITRDLPSRSLNASAWTLPSNIILADPKFHEPGPIDLLLGMELYYDLLLEGFTKLGPEKPILQNTVFGWVASGKIGVNLPDRTPKVSHVCSKQPLDELISRFWEIESCWSPSTQSIEEAACEDHFAAHTFRDESGRFVVTLPKHPSILAQLGSSKEIATKRFLALERRLDDNPKLKEAYTAFIEEYHQLGHMREVDCSGTSSSAALSYYLPHHGVEKADSTTTKLRVVFDASCRTDSGVSLNQALMVGAVVQDDLFAIHLRFRMHRIAIIADIEKMYRQIRIHPSDYPLQRILWRSSSSEPLRTFELVTVTYGTASAPFLATRCLKELSIQGADNYPHASLVLGKDFYVDDTLTGVDNEEDGAELSSQLQELLQSAGFSLRKWASNSPAVLSNIPAENRDERSVFALDSLSSPIKTLGIQWNPSTDTYSYAVPEWSKEAVITRRVVASDTAKLFLPLGLLGPVVVLAKIFIQSLWQTTVSWDEPLTLEQQQYWSEFRDSLEDITSISIPRWAAFAHNPVVVELHGFCDASEKAYGACLYIRTVSSDGTISARLLAAKSKVAPTGKSKKQTTLTLPRLELSSALLLAHLYHKVTEPKASN from the exons ATGGCACCGGGATTGCGCGAGCTTCAtcgtatggagcgtttctatacgAACACGTTGGCCAATGCGAAGCAATTTATGACTGAGTATGACAGTGAGCAGCACAGCGGACAACTAGAGGGATGGAAACaacgaattgatggacttttccagaaattcgaaGCAAATCGTCTAGCTATCGAACTGTTAGAAGAAGATCATGATGACGAAGAGATGGGTGAGGATGAAAAAGGGGTTGATGATGACGCAAAGAGCGTCGCCGACGAGAAGCACCGTGTTATCCATCAGCGGTTCGAGCTCGATTACGTTTTGGTTTCCAGTTTCATTGCTAACGAGATTCGGAAACTCGCGCTTGCTACCCCTTCTAACACGCCTCCTCAAGTTGCTGGACAATCGCGCGTCAAGTTACCCGAAGTTAAACTCCCTACGTTTGATGGCACTATTTCGGAGTGGATCACTTTTCGCGATTCATTCAAATCCCTCATCGATTCTAACCAACAGCTCACCCCGTTTGACAAGTTCTCGTATCTTGTAGCCTCTTTAACTAAAGATGCAAAAAAGGTCGTTGAATCGATCGAACTTTCGGCTGCCAACTACCCCGTCGCTTGGCAGCTGTTGGAAAAGAGGTTTGAGAATAAGAAACTGATTCTCAAAACTTATCTCGATGCCCTTTTCTCTATCGACCCCATGAAAAGGGAAGGCTACGAGTCTCTGATGCGGTTGGTCGACGATTTTGAGCGGAATTTGAGCATGATCGACAAGATGGGAGTTCCAACGGGCGGTTGGAGTGTCCTCCTGGCTCACATGCTCTGCAGTCGTCTCGATCCGTCTACGCTGAAGCAATGGGAGTCACACTACCGGTCAACGGACGATCCAGAGTACAAGGACATCATTGCCTTTCTTCAAGGTCATTTGTCAGTTTTGCAGTCGCTACCACCGTCCAAGTCACATTCATCGGAGTCCAACAAACCAGAGCAGCAGCGTCCATCGAAGTCGAAGGTCAACACCGTTCACGCCGTGACCAGTCCAGCGACCAACTCTTGTCCATTTTGCTCGAAATCTTCGCACTCCCCATTCAAATGCGAGTTTTTCCAAG TTGTTCGTCTAGCAGTTGCAGAGTCTGCAACCAGAAGCACCATACTATGCTCCAAGTGCAAGTCAACTACTCCTCCCGTGTCTCGCTCAAGTCTGGTTCCACCGGAAAATCCACCCGCCTCGCCGAATCCGTCTTCCTCGCAATCGCAGCCAACGTCGTCGTCCTTGTTAGAAAACCAAAATCCATCGTCCTCTGGTACCAGTCTCGTGTCCACCACCGTCGTCGACGCCCCAAGAAGCGCTCCTGCCACCGTATTGCTGCAAACGGCAATCGTCAAGGTGTTTTCAACGAATGGCCACATCCAGTGGGCCAGAGCCTTGTTGGATCCAGCGTCGCAGTTGAATCTCATCACCGAGAGTCTCGTTCAAAAGTTGAAGCTACATCGCTATCAGTGTCACCAGGAAATTGGAGGCGTAGGCAACTCCGCAATCGTGTCATCTCATGCCGCTCTCGTCCAGATTGGATCCCACTGCACGGACTTTTCCGTTGAACAACGTTGTCACATCCTGAAGAAGATTACCAGAGACCTTCCCAGTAGGTCGCTTAATGCTTCAGCCTGGACACTACCATCGAACATAATCCTAGCAGATCCTAAGTTCCATGAGCCGGGTCCCATTGATCTACTACTTGGTATGGAATTGTACTACGATTTGCTACTCGAAGGATTCACCAAGTTGGGTCCTGAGAAGCCGATTCTTCAGAACACTGTTTTTGGTTGGGTTGCCTCGGGAAAGATCGGAGTCAATCTACCTGATCGAACACCAAAGGTTTCCCATGTATGCAGCAAACAACCACTCGATGAGTTAATCTCACGTTTTTGGGAAATCGAGTCATGCTGGTCTCCGAGTACGCAGTCTATCGAGGAAGCTGCTTGTGAAGACCATTTCGCTGCTCACACTTTTCGAGATGAATCGGGTCGGTTTGTGGTGACGCTTCCAAAGCATCCGTCCATTCTAGCCCAACTCGGCAGCTCAAAGGAAATTGCCACCAAAAGATTTCTCGCTCTCGAACGTCGCCTCGACGACAACCCCAAACTAAAGGAAGCCTACACTGCCTTCATAGAAGAATACCACCAGCTGGGTCACATGAGGGAAGTAGACTGCTCTGGAACTTCTTCGTCTGCAGCACTGTCGTACTACTTACCTCACCACGGAGTCGAAAAAGCTGACAGCACAACCACAAAGCTGCGGGTCGTTTTTGACGCCTCATGTCGGACCGACAGCGGGGTCTCCTTGAATCAGGCGCTGATGGTGGGTGCTGTGGTTCAGGACGACCTCTTCGCCATACATCTTCGGTTTCGCATGCACAGGATTGCCATTATTGCAGACATCGAAAAGATGTATCGTCAGATACGCATCCATCCGTCGGACTATCCACTACAACGCATACTGTGGCGTAGTTCGTCATCTGAACCGTTGCGCACTTTTGAGCTAGTGACGGTGACTTACGGTACAGCATCTGCTCCTTTTTTGGCAACCAGATGCCTGAAAGAGCTGTCCATACAAGGTGCTGACAATTATCCACATGCATCGCTAGTTTTGGGCAAGGATTTTTACGTTGACGACACGCTTACCGGAGTCGACAACGAAGAAGACGGAGCAGAACTTAGCAGTCAACTCCAGGAACTACTACAGTCAGCTGGTTTTAGTCTACGAAAGTGGGCGTCCAACTCCCCAGCTGTTCTCTCGAACATTCCGGCCGAAAATCGTGACGAACGGTCGGTGTTTGCTTTAGATTCGCTCTCGTCTCCGATTAAGACCCTCGGAATTCAGTGGAATCCCTCCACCGACACGTACAGCTACGCTGTTCCAGAATGGTCCAAAGAAGCTGTCATTACTCGTCGCGTCGTTGCATCCGACACTGCCAAACTATTTCTGCCTCTCGGACTGCTAGGTCCCGTCGTTGTACTTGCCAAGATATTCATTCAATCTCTGTGGCAGACTACCGTGTCCTGGGACGAGCCTTTGACTCTAGAGCAACAGCAATATTGGTCCGAGTTTCGTGACAGCTTAGAGGACATCACATCGATTTCCATTCCTCGATGGGCAGCATTTGCTCATAATCCTGTTGTGGTAGAGTTGCATGGGTTCTGCGATGCTTCAGAGAAGGCATACGGGGCCTGCCTCTACATTCGAACGGTGTCAAGTGATGGCACCATTTCCGCCAGACTACTCGCCGCCAAATCGAAGGTGGCGCCTACCGGAAAATCGAAAAAGCAGACCACGCTCACCCTACCCAGATTGGAACTTTCATCAGCGTTACTCCTAGCTCACCTGTACCACAAGGTCACCGAACCGAAAGCGTCGAATTGA
- the LOC134286905 gene encoding uncharacterized protein LOC134286905: MIALCQIRSPPARWKTFVANRVSEIQRLTVGGTWAHVPGAENPADIISRGMSPAQLKDTPAWWNGCQWLSQPSRFWPPINRPIPEDLPSTELEERSVSLPVQATQSSEIFECRSSFSSLVRVVAFLHRFRHNASPRNRTARKVGPLSTLELNNATKTLVKLAQHEAFGADILAITSKGQVSSHSALKNLAPILVDGILRVGGRLRHAAISEDRKHPIILPARHTLTERILVHYHLKNLHAGPQLLVACVREKYWPLRIRNLARKVVHSCVNCFRCKPTNLEQLMGDLPPERVTPTLPFLNTGEDLCGPFQFRKLPRAPPVKCYVAIFVCLVTKAAHVELVYDLSTAAFLAALQRFVARRGRPRLIQCDNATNFKGAAKELAQLRKQFYDQQHQAEVISTCADDGTEFRFIPPRSPNFGGLWEAAVKSFKKHLRATIGNSVLSQDEFVTLLARIEACLNSRPLTALSADPNDLEVLTPGHFLVHRPLTAFPEPNLSEVPRNRLDRWQTNQELLRRVWKRWTIEYLSGLHPRTKWTQQRNNIEIGTLVLVKEDNLPPLKWRYGRIIRVCRGTDNNIRVVVVRTGDGEYTRSISKICVLPVHQPALNDAGSIIPNSED, encoded by the coding sequence ATGATTGCTCTCTGTCAGATTCGCTCGCCACCAGCTCGTTGGAAAACCTTTGTAGCGAATCGCGTTTCAGAGATCCAACGCCTGACGGTCGGCGGAACTTGGGCTCATGTACCCGGTGCTGAAAACCCCGCGGACATTATCTCGCGTGGTATGAGCCCCGCGCAACTGAAAGATACGCCAGCCTGGTGGAACGGATGCCAGTGGCTAAGTCAACCATCTCGTTTCTGGCCTCCCATCAACCGTCCTATCCCCGAGGATCTACCTTCTACCGAGCTCGAGGAACGCTCGGTCTCATTGCCAGTGCAAGCCACACAATCCAGCGAAATATTCGAGTGTCGCTCATCGTTCTCCAGTCTAGTTCGGGTAGTTGCCTTTCTACACCGCTTCCGGCACAATGCTTCGCCTCGAAATCGAACGGCTCGAAAGGTCGGGCCTCTCAGCACCTTGGAGCTGAACAATGCTACCAAGACGCTCGTAAAACTTGCTCAACACGAAGCCTTTGGAGCAGACATTCTCGCCATCACATCCAAAGGACAAGTCAGCTCCCATTCTGCCTTGAAAAACCTCGCTCCCATCCTTGTTGATGGGATTCTTCGTGTTGGTGGTCGTTTACGTCACGCAGCTATTTCCGAGGACAGGAAACATCCTATCATCCTTCCAGCTCGCCATACACTTACAGAACGCATTCTGGTTCACTACCACCTGAAAAATCTTCACGCCGGCCCACAACTTTTGGTAGCCTGCGTGCGGGAGAAATATTGGCCTCTTCGAATCCGAAACTTGGCTCGGAAGGTTGTACACTCCTGTGTGAATTGCTTCCGCTGCAAACCCACCAATCTCGAACAGCTAATGGGGGACTTGCCCCCTGAGAGAGTGACACCAACTCTACCGTTTTTGAACACTGGTGAAGATCTGTGTGGGCCCTTCCAGTTTCGGAAGCTGCCTAGAGCCCCTCCTGTCAAATGCTACGTGGCTATTTTCGTTTGCCTTGTCACAAAGGCTGCCCACGTAGAACTTGTGTACGACCTTAGTACAGCTGCATTCCTGGCGGCGTTGCAACGTTTCGTCGCTCGCAGAGGGCGACCTAGGCTTATCCAGTGCGACAACGCCACAAATTTCAAGGGAGCAGCAAAGGAACTGGCACAACTACGCAAGCAGTTCTATGATCAGCAACATCAGGCAGAAGTAATCAGCACGTGCGCAGATGATGGCACCGAATTCAGGTTCATCCCGCCCCGCAGTCCCAATTTTGGGGGATTGTGGGAGGCGGCGGTGAAATCGTTTAAGAAGCATCTTCGGGCCACTATTGGAAATTCGGTGCTTTCTCAGGACGAGTTTGTGACCCTGCTAGCTCGCATCGAGGCTTGCCTGAATTCTAGGCCATTGACTGCGCTCTCGGCCGACCCTAACGACCTGGAGGTCTTGACTCCGGGACATTTTCTCGTTCATCGGCCTCTCACCGCGTTTCCTGAGCCCAACCTGTCCGAAGTACCGAGGAACCGCCTCGACCGGTGGCAGACGAATCAGGAACTACTCCGACGCGTTTGGAAGCGTTGGACCATCGAGTACCTGTCAGGCCTCCATCCACGTACTAAGTGGACTCAACAGCGCAACAACATTGAGATCGGCACTTTGGTGTTGGTCAAGGAAGACAACCTCCCACCCTTGAAATGGAGGTACGGCCGTATCATCCGAGTCTGCCGCGGCACGGACAACAACATCCGTGTAGTCGTCGTGCGGACTGGCGATGGCGAGTATACCCGATCAATCTCAAAGATATGCGTTCTACCTGTACACCAGCCTGCATTGAACGATGCCGGCTCAATCATCCCAAACTCAGAGGACTGA